A genomic stretch from Solanum stenotomum isolate F172 chromosome 8, ASM1918654v1, whole genome shotgun sequence includes:
- the LOC125873226 gene encoding protein PLANT CADMIUM RESISTANCE 8: protein MGRVEANNEEETSQAESGTEPAASQPQQFQGVQGVYQSPSHLTIGAPWSTGLFDCHLDQTNAVMTALLPCVTFGQIAEVLDAGQMTCPLGTFIYMLMMPAICSQWIMGSKYRTQLRQRYNLVEAPYSDMISHMFCPCCSLCQEFRELRNRGLDPALGWNGIVAQQHYGNQQVNQAPQVQSMSK, encoded by the exons ATGGGAAGAGTTGAAGcaaacaatgaagaagaaacCTCTCAGGCAGAGAGTGGTACTGAACCAGCTGCCTCACAACCTCAACAGTTCCAAGGAGTACAAGGTGTATATCAGTCACCATCACACTTAACAATTGGAGCTCCTTGGAGTACTGGCTTATTTGATTGTCATCTGGACCAAACTAATG CTGTTATGACGGCGTTGTTACCTTGTGTAACATTTGGACAAATAGCAGAAGTCCTTGATGCAGGACAAATGA CATGCCCTTTAGGGACTTTCATATACATGCTGATGATGCCTGCTATTTGCTCTCAGTGGATCATGGGCTCAAAATATAGAACCCAATTGAGACAAAGATATAATCTCGTGGAAGCTCCTTATTCAGACATGATTTCCCATATGTTCTGTCCATGTTGCTCTCTTTGTCAAGAATTCAGAGAGCTTCGAAACAGGGGACTTGATCCCGCTCTAG GGTGGAATGGTATAGTTGCTCAGCAGCACTATGGGAACCAACAAGTGAATCAAGCTCCTCAAGTACAATCCATGTCAAAGTAA
- the LOC125873351 gene encoding probable plastidic glucose transporter 3: protein MRGGGLADAYSMYKRASTKDQFTDYEDREENLDRTENGVWKEIGNPSWKRPLPHILVAIISSLLFGYHLGVVNDTLESMSLDLDFSGSTLAEGLVVSTCLGGALLGSIFSGWIADGVGRRRGFQLCALPMIIGASMSAATSTLGVMLLGRLFVGIGMGLGPAVAALYVAEVSPAFVRGTYGSFTQIATCLGLLGSLLIGIPAKDTAGWWRVCFWISTIPAALLAVLMEFCAESPHWLVKRGRIDLAEEELEKLMGASHVKYAIAEMSKTDKGDEVDNVRFGELLYGRHFKVVFIGSALFALQQLSGINAVFYFSSTVFKKAGVPTDTANTCVGIVNLTGSIIAMMLMDRLGRKVLLIGSFLGMAVATGLQVAAASSFVPSFAVLYLSVGGTLLYVLAFSLGAGPVPSLLLSEIFPGRIRAKAMALCMAAHWVINFLVGLLFLPMLEHLGPQIVYAVFAGFCLFAVAFVKKNVVETKGKTLQEIEFALLPSH from the exons ATGAGAGGTGGTGGTCTTGCAGATGCTTACTCCATGTACAAGCGTGCATCAACTAAAGACCAGTTCACAGATTATGAAGATAGAGAAGAAAATCTAG ATCGTACCGAAAATGGTGTGTGGAAAGAAATTGGAAACCCCTCATGGAAGCGGCCGTTGCCACATATACTGGTGGCAATTATTTCATCACTCTTGTTTGGCTACCATCTTGG GGTGGTTAATGACACTCTAGAAAGCATGTCTTTGGACCTTGACTTCAGTGGCAGCACTTTGGCTGAAG GTCTAGTTGTGAGTACATGTTTGGGAGGTGCTCTTTTGGGCTCTATATTCAGTGGTTGGATTGCAGATGGGGTTGGTCGTCGGAGAGGCTTTCAACTGTGTGCTCTACCAATGATAATAGGTGCTTCTATGAG TGCTGCAACCAGTACTCTTGGGGTTATGCTTCTTGGAAGGTTATTTGTTGGAATAGGGATGGGCCTTGGCCCTGCTGTTGCTGCTCTCTATGTTGCAGAG GTTTCACCAGCTTTTGTTAGAGGCACTTATGGGAGTTTCACTCAGATCGCCACATGCCTTGGGCTCCTGGGATCTCTTCTTATTGGAATTCCTGCCAAGGATACTGCTGGTTG GTGGCGAGTTTGCTTTTGGATATCCACCATTCCTGCTGCATTACTTGCTGTTTTGATGGAATTCTGCGCTGAGAGTCCTCACTGGCTTGTTAAG AGAGGAAGAATTGATTTAGCTGAAGAAGAGCTTGAAAAGCTTATGGGAGCATCACATGTTAAATATGCCATTGCAGAAATGTCAAAGACAGACAAAGGAGATGAGGTGGATAATGTTAGGTTTGGAGAGCTACTGTATGGTCGTCATTTTAAAG TGGTTTTCATTGGATCTGCCTTATTTGCTTTGCAACAACTATCTGGAATAAATGCTGTATTTTATTTCTCTTCAACTGTTTTTAAAAAGGCTGGAGTACCTACAGACACTGCAAATACATGCGTTGGGATTGTAAACTTAACAG GGTCTATTATTGCAATGATGTTGATGGATAGGCTTGGGAGGAAGGTGCTTCTAATTGGGAGTTTCTTGGGCATG GCAGTCGCAACGGGTCTTCAAGTAGCAGCTGCGAGTTCATTTGTACCAAGCTTTGCAGTATTATACCTATCAGTTGGCGGGACCCTACT GTATGTGTTGGCATTTTCTTTGGGTGCTGGTCCAGTTCCCAGCCTCCTGCTGTCAGAGATATTTCCTGGCCGGATTAGGGCAAAGGCAATGGCTTTATGCATGGCTGCACATTGG GTCATAAATTTTTTAGTCGGTCTTCTGTTTCTGCCGATGCTTGAGCATCTTGGACCACAAATAGTGTATGCGGTCTTTGCAGGTTTTTGCTTGTTTGCAGTGGCCTTTGTGAAAAAGAATGTGGTggaaacaaaaggaaaaacattACAGGAGATTGAGTTTGCCCTTCTTCCGTCTCATTAG